One genomic segment of Pedobacter endophyticus includes these proteins:
- a CDS encoding DUF1501 domain-containing protein, translated as MEKDFLEHGLNFNRRRFLSRLSLGIGSVALGSLLIPDLFTSGNDESSLPSGIPDFAPKAKRVIYLFQNGAPSQLESFDYKPKLREMMGQELPESIRAGQRLTGMTANQASFPLVGSYYDFKQYGDSRAWVSDLFPYTAKVVDDICIIKSMHTEAINHDPALTFFQTGAQQGNRPSMGSWVSYGLGSENKNLPAFSVLLSKGKGNGQGVYSKLWTNGFLDSIHQGVQFTSGEDPVLYLKDPDGLNRFERRKMLDKLAELNDISYQEFGDPEISAKIQQYEMAYRMQTAVPEITDLSKEPDDIIKLYGPDCLVPGTFAANCLLARKLSENGVRFVQLYHQGWDQHGNLPSEMSGQAKDVDQASAALITDLKQRGLLDETLVIWGGEFGRTNYSQGTLTKDNYGRDHHPRCFSIWMAGGGVKPGIVYGESDEFGYNVVSNPVHVHDFQATVLHQLGLNHEKLTFKHLGRRYRLTDVAGKVVNDILV; from the coding sequence ATGGAAAAGGATTTTTTAGAGCATGGGCTTAATTTTAACCGGCGTCGTTTCTTATCGAGGCTAAGTTTGGGCATTGGCAGTGTAGCCCTAGGCTCCTTGCTTATTCCCGATTTATTTACCAGTGGAAATGATGAAAGCAGCCTCCCCTCGGGGATACCCGATTTTGCGCCCAAGGCCAAAAGAGTGATTTACCTGTTTCAGAACGGCGCACCCTCTCAGCTGGAATCTTTCGATTATAAACCAAAACTGAGGGAAATGATGGGGCAGGAGCTTCCTGAATCGATCCGTGCCGGACAGCGACTGACTGGGATGACTGCCAATCAAGCCTCTTTTCCGCTGGTAGGCTCTTATTACGATTTTAAACAGTATGGAGACTCTCGAGCATGGGTAAGCGATCTTTTTCCGTATACGGCAAAGGTGGTTGATGATATCTGTATTATCAAATCGATGCATACCGAGGCCATCAATCACGATCCGGCCCTGACCTTTTTTCAAACCGGCGCACAGCAGGGCAACAGGCCGAGCATGGGCTCTTGGGTAAGCTACGGGCTGGGAAGTGAGAACAAAAACCTGCCTGCTTTTAGCGTGTTGCTTTCTAAAGGGAAAGGAAATGGGCAGGGCGTATATTCTAAACTTTGGACCAATGGCTTTCTGGATTCCATTCATCAGGGCGTACAGTTTACCAGTGGCGAAGATCCGGTGCTTTATCTGAAAGATCCTGATGGGTTAAACCGCTTCGAAAGGCGAAAAATGCTCGATAAACTAGCCGAATTGAATGATATTTCTTATCAGGAATTTGGCGATCCTGAAATTAGCGCAAAAATACAGCAATATGAAATGGCTTACCGGATGCAAACTGCCGTGCCCGAGATAACCGACCTGAGCAAAGAACCTGATGATATCATTAAACTATATGGGCCCGATTGCTTAGTGCCGGGTACATTCGCCGCCAATTGCTTGCTGGCCAGAAAGCTGAGTGAGAATGGAGTTCGCTTTGTACAGTTGTACCATCAAGGCTGGGATCAGCATGGGAATCTTCCCTCAGAAATGTCGGGGCAGGCGAAAGACGTTGATCAAGCATCAGCGGCGCTCATTACCGATTTGAAGCAACGAGGTTTGCTTGATGAAACACTCGTAATTTGGGGCGGCGAATTCGGGCGTACCAATTACAGTCAGGGAACATTAACAAAAGATAATTATGGCCGCGACCATCACCCGCGTTGTTTCAGTATTTGGATGGCCGGAGGAGGCGTAAAACCGGGCATTGTTTATGGCGAATCGGACGAATTTGGTTATAACGTTGTTTCAAACCCGGTGCATGTACACGATTTTCAAGCAACTGTGCTGCATCAGCTCGGCTTGAACCATGAGAAACTGACCTTTAAACACCTTGGGAGAAGATACAGACTTACCGATGTGGCTGGCAAAGTTGTAAACGATATTTTAGTTTAA
- a CDS encoding FN3 associated domain-containing protein codes for MKITFKSIAEHLLFAANVFIVFLLVFSDKIDVPYWLVPFGRMHPLVLHFPIVLLFLAMLMEFFRFKAAYVKEQLYQNFTSGLLLSGTLFSALTVIMGLFLAREDGYSGSLLQWHKWTGVSIVFVASIVYWFRNASWYKVKVARLGAILITFCLIAAGHYGASLTHGENFILEPVTLARTLPKIPVEQAKIFDDVILPIFSQKCLSCHNLEKAKGGLRVDNLTAMLKGGKSGKLFVAGNPKISLLLERIHLPEDDKKHMPPRGKNQLTDEEIALLNLWIKENAETKKKVIDLPAQDSLRILATTFLAPAESSEENYDFDAADNQTIEKLNNNYRGVYTLAKGSPALAVNIYNKNAYSPNVLKELEPIKRQIVSLDVKGMPLKDDELKTIAQFENLRTLNLNFTNITGSGLKALQALKFLDKLSISGTKLNPVYLKDFGQMRSLKKLVVWNAGLSEANITQLQKGYPSIKVVSGFKDNGKHPIMLNRPSFKTEVTVFKSSLSLAIKHPINGVQIRYTTDGSEPDSVNSTLYQKPLVFKENTTIKAKAYKDGWYGSETVRVNVYKSSIKADTIAFLQGPDIKYKAGGSKILADGQLGDFETNSGKWLGFKDNNMEALLVFKKPVLIQSVALNVMRHVPTYIFPPVEVEVWGGSQQNKLRLLGKVKPAATKKGAERELIKVETKFKPQNISFLKIVAKNLKKLPDWHPGKGEPAWIFVDEVFLN; via the coding sequence ATGAAGATTACTTTTAAAAGTATTGCAGAACATTTACTATTTGCTGCTAACGTTTTTATCGTTTTTTTACTCGTTTTTAGTGATAAGATAGATGTTCCGTACTGGCTGGTGCCTTTTGGTAGAATGCATCCCTTAGTGCTGCATTTTCCAATCGTGCTGCTTTTTTTGGCCATGTTGATGGAGTTTTTTAGGTTCAAGGCGGCCTATGTTAAAGAGCAGCTATACCAAAACTTCACCTCTGGTTTGCTACTTTCAGGAACACTTTTTTCGGCCCTTACCGTAATTATGGGTCTGTTTTTGGCTAGGGAAGACGGCTATTCGGGCTCGCTTTTACAATGGCACAAGTGGACCGGTGTAAGCATCGTTTTTGTAGCCTCGATTGTGTATTGGTTCAGGAACGCCTCATGGTATAAAGTGAAAGTTGCCCGGTTAGGTGCAATACTAATAACCTTTTGTTTAATCGCAGCTGGGCATTACGGTGCATCTTTAACGCATGGCGAAAACTTTATACTCGAACCGGTAACTTTAGCCCGAACACTGCCCAAGATACCTGTAGAGCAGGCCAAGATATTTGATGACGTAATCCTGCCCATATTTTCGCAAAAATGCCTCAGCTGTCATAATCTCGAAAAGGCAAAGGGCGGCTTAAGGGTCGATAATTTAACGGCCATGCTAAAGGGAGGAAAAAGCGGAAAACTGTTTGTTGCCGGTAACCCCAAAATCAGCTTGCTCCTAGAGCGGATACATCTGCCCGAAGATGATAAAAAGCACATGCCACCCAGGGGAAAAAATCAATTAACGGATGAGGAAATTGCCTTACTAAACTTGTGGATTAAGGAAAATGCCGAGACCAAGAAAAAAGTAATCGATTTGCCCGCCCAAGATTCTTTAAGAATTTTGGCAACTACTTTTTTAGCACCAGCAGAATCATCTGAAGAAAATTATGATTTTGATGCAGCAGATAACCAAACCATCGAAAAGCTAAACAACAACTATCGCGGTGTGTATACGTTGGCCAAGGGTTCGCCTGCATTGGCTGTTAATATTTACAACAAAAATGCCTATAGCCCAAATGTGCTGAAAGAATTGGAGCCCATAAAAAGGCAAATCGTTTCTTTGGATGTGAAGGGAATGCCGCTAAAGGACGACGAATTAAAAACGATTGCTCAATTTGAAAACTTACGAACGCTAAACCTCAACTTTACCAATATTACCGGTTCGGGGCTCAAGGCGCTGCAAGCCTTAAAATTTTTGGATAAGCTATCCATATCAGGCACGAAACTAAATCCTGTTTATTTAAAAGACTTTGGGCAGATGAGAAGCTTGAAGAAACTGGTAGTTTGGAACGCTGGGTTAAGCGAGGCCAATATCACACAACTGCAAAAAGGATACCCGAGCATAAAGGTTGTTTCTGGTTTTAAAGATAATGGAAAGCATCCGATCATGTTAAATAGACCAAGCTTTAAAACAGAGGTTACCGTTTTCAAATCATCGCTGTCGCTAGCCATCAAGCATCCCATAAACGGGGTTCAAATTCGCTATACTACAGATGGTTCTGAACCAGATAGCGTAAATTCTACGCTATATCAGAAACCGCTTGTGTTTAAAGAGAATACCACGATAAAGGCTAAGGCCTATAAAGATGGTTGGTACGGGAGCGAAACGGTGCGTGTAAATGTTTATAAATCGAGCATAAAGGCCGATACCATTGCGTTTTTGCAGGGGCCAGATATTAAATATAAGGCAGGCGGATCAAAAATACTCGCTGATGGTCAGTTGGGCGATTTTGAAACCAACTCTGGCAAATGGTTAGGCTTTAAAGATAATAATATGGAAGCGTTGTTGGTTTTCAAGAAGCCAGTACTAATCCAATCGGTCGCTTTAAACGTAATGCGCCATGTTCCAACGTACATCTTTCCGCCGGTAGAGGTAGAGGTTTGGGGCGGTTCTCAACAAAATAAATTACGCTTGCTGGGCAAGGTTAAGCCGGCAGCGACAAAAAAAGGTGCTGAAAGGGAATTAATAAAAGTAGAAACGAAATTTAAGCCTCAAAATATCTCCTTTCTTAAAATTGTGGCCAAAAACCTTAAAAAGCTTCCCGATTGGCACCCGGGCAAGGGCGAGCCGGCATGGATTTTTGTGGATGAGGTGTTTTTGAATTAG
- a CDS encoding PSD1 and planctomycete cytochrome C domain-containing protein — MQRLLYFSIVLGLFIYALQACNWAGSEATEEKMPDQVSYNFHVRPILSDKCFACHGPDANKREAGLRLDIEEEAYKALKENPSAHAIVPFKPEASAVFLRITTTDSSQLMPPKSSNLPPLSAYEIDLIEKWIKQGAKYEKHWAFTPPVKSKVPEVKDEAWPINDIDRFVLATIEEKGMKPNEEAGKERLLKRVCLDLTGLPPTIEMMDKFLADNSSNAYENVVETLLKRPSYGEKMALHWLDVARYADSHGYQDDNYRSQWPWRDWVIHAFNKNLPYNKFITWQLAGDLMPNATKEQLLATGFNRNHKITEEGGVIDEEYRVEYVTDRTNTFGKALLAVTLECAHCHDHKYDPFSQREYYQVFAFFNNVKEKGIESTVGGPETYAKKPLMEISNDDVKNILSFVNKQDTDRLIVSVMGDRDTLRKTYLLNRGVYDAHGEEVEAGTAKSILAFDKKYDKNRLGLAKWLFDKENPLTSRVFVNQLWQQFFGRGIVKTAGDFGMQGELPSHPQLLDWLAVDFRDHGWDIKRLVKQIVTSATYRQSAVVSTDKLKKDPENKYLARAPRYRVPAETVRDVVLASSGLLVKTIGGPSVKPYQPPGLWEAASSGRGILAKYTQDHGENLYRRGMYTLIKRTVPPASMAIFDASSRDQCEIKRLNTNTPLQALVMLNNPTVLEASRVLAAKLLQENNPLEAKITRAFRLIVCRKPNEKEINLLSTYYNSQLKVYQDMAKAEKLLAVGEYPMPKQIDKTKLAAMMTVVSTIYNLEETITKT; from the coding sequence ATGCAACGGCTTTTATATTTTTCGATAGTGCTTGGGCTATTTATTTATGCTTTGCAAGCCTGTAATTGGGCTGGCAGTGAAGCTACGGAAGAAAAAATGCCCGATCAGGTGAGTTATAATTTTCACGTTCGGCCAATTCTATCAGATAAATGCTTCGCCTGCCATGGGCCTGATGCAAACAAAAGAGAAGCAGGGTTGAGGCTCGATATAGAAGAGGAAGCTTACAAGGCATTAAAAGAAAACCCTTCTGCCCATGCAATTGTGCCGTTTAAGCCCGAGGCCTCTGCAGTTTTTCTGCGCATTACCACTACCGATTCTTCGCAACTCATGCCGCCAAAATCGTCGAACTTACCGCCATTAAGTGCTTACGAAATTGATTTGATAGAAAAATGGATCAAACAGGGCGCCAAGTACGAAAAGCATTGGGCTTTTACGCCTCCTGTAAAATCGAAAGTTCCAGAAGTTAAAGATGAGGCTTGGCCAATAAACGATATCGATCGCTTTGTGCTGGCAACGATAGAAGAAAAGGGAATGAAGCCTAACGAAGAAGCTGGCAAGGAAAGGTTATTGAAAAGGGTTTGTTTAGACCTTACCGGCTTGCCGCCCACCATAGAAATGATGGACAAGTTCTTGGCCGATAACAGCAGCAATGCTTATGAAAACGTAGTAGAAACACTGCTAAAGCGCCCATCGTACGGCGAGAAGATGGCACTTCATTGGCTCGATGTTGCTCGTTATGCCGATTCCCATGGCTATCAAGATGATAATTATCGTTCGCAATGGCCTTGGCGAGATTGGGTGATACATGCTTTTAACAAAAATTTACCGTATAATAAGTTTATCACCTGGCAGCTGGCAGGCGATTTGATGCCAAACGCAACGAAAGAACAATTGCTGGCCACAGGTTTTAACCGAAATCATAAAATTACCGAAGAAGGTGGGGTAATTGATGAGGAATATCGCGTAGAATACGTAACCGATAGAACCAACACTTTTGGAAAAGCCTTATTGGCGGTTACCTTGGAGTGCGCCCATTGTCACGATCATAAATACGACCCTTTTTCTCAGAGAGAATACTATCAAGTGTTTGCATTTTTCAACAATGTAAAAGAAAAAGGAATAGAATCGACCGTTGGTGGACCCGAAACCTACGCCAAGAAACCGTTGATGGAAATCAGCAATGATGATGTTAAAAACATTCTATCTTTTGTGAACAAGCAAGATACCGACAGATTGATTGTTTCAGTAATGGGCGATCGCGATACACTTAGAAAAACATATCTTTTAAATCGGGGCGTTTACGATGCGCACGGTGAAGAAGTAGAGGCCGGAACAGCCAAATCGATTTTGGCCTTTGATAAAAAATACGATAAAAACCGGCTCGGGCTTGCTAAATGGTTGTTCGATAAAGAAAATCCATTAACATCAAGAGTATTTGTAAATCAGCTATGGCAGCAATTTTTTGGAAGAGGCATAGTGAAGACGGCTGGCGATTTCGGGATGCAGGGCGAGCTTCCATCGCATCCACAACTATTAGATTGGCTGGCTGTAGATTTTAGAGACCATGGCTGGGACATTAAACGTTTGGTAAAACAGATAGTAACCTCAGCTACCTATCGCCAGTCGGCCGTAGTATCAACAGATAAGTTGAAAAAAGATCCCGAAAACAAGTACCTGGCCAGAGCGCCACGTTACCGCGTTCCGGCAGAGACGGTTCGAGATGTAGTGTTGGCAAGCAGTGGCTTGCTGGTTAAAACCATTGGAGGGCCAAGCGTAAAACCTTACCAACCGCCGGGACTTTGGGAAGCCGCTTCCTCCGGACGTGGAATTTTAGCTAAATACACGCAAGATCATGGCGAAAACCTGTATCGCCGTGGAATGTACACGCTTATTAAACGTACGGTACCGCCAGCCAGCATGGCTATTTTTGATGCCAGCAGTAGAGATCAATGCGAAATTAAACGCCTAAATACCAATACGCCGTTGCAGGCCTTGGTGATGCTAAACAATCCAACCGTATTGGAAGCCTCGCGAGTATTGGCGGCGAAGTTGTTGCAAGAAAACAATCCGTTAGAAGCTAAAATAACCAGGGCGTTTAGACTCATTGTGTGCCGAAAGCCCAACGAAAAGGAAATCAACTTGCTCAGTACCTATTACAATAGTCAATTAAAGGTATATCAAGATATGGCAAAGGCCGAAAAGCTACTTGCTGTTGGCGAATACCCCATGCCGAAGCAAATTGATAAGACGAAGCTGGCCGCCATGATGACGGTGGTAAGCACCATTTACAATTTAGAAGAAACGATTACAAAAACCTAA
- the secE gene encoding preprotein translocase subunit SecE yields the protein MAKVVEFIKESYEEMTSKVTWPTWGELQSSAILVLVASIIIALVIFAMDKGSTFVLDTFYKSLSN from the coding sequence ATGGCTAAAGTAGTTGAATTTATAAAAGAATCATACGAAGAAATGACAAGTAAGGTTACATGGCCTACTTGGGGCGAGCTTCAAAGTTCAGCGATTCTTGTGTTGGTAGCTTCGATAATTATTGCACTGGTTATTTTTGCAATGGATAAGGGCTCAACTTTTGTATTAGATACTTTTTATAAATCACTTTCTAATTAA
- the rplJ gene encoding 50S ribosomal protein L10 has protein sequence MNREEKNEVVLELQGQMQEFGNFYIADTSSLSVEQINNIRRKCFESDIVMKVAKNTLIRKAIEGLEGDASEIYEALKGSSSLLFSKTANAPAKLIKALRKTSDKPVLKAAFIDSSVYVGDDQLNNLVSLKSREELIGDIIGLLQSPAKNVVSALKSSGGKIAGIVKTLQEREG, from the coding sequence ATGAACAGAGAAGAAAAAAACGAAGTAGTTTTAGAACTACAAGGACAAATGCAAGAGTTTGGCAATTTCTATATTGCTGATACCTCTAGCCTTTCTGTTGAGCAGATTAATAACATCCGTCGCAAATGTTTCGAAAGCGATATCGTAATGAAAGTTGCCAAAAACACTTTAATCCGCAAAGCGATTGAAGGTTTAGAAGGCGATGCTTCAGAGATATACGAAGCCCTTAAAGGTTCATCATCATTATTATTCTCAAAAACAGCAAACGCTCCGGCCAAGTTGATTAAAGCTTTGAGAAAAACATCTGATAAACCTGTGCTTAAAGCGGCATTTATAGATTCATCAGTATACGTTGGCGATGACCAATTGAATAACTTAGTAAGCTTAAAATCAAGAGAAGAGCTTATTGGCGATATCATTGGATTATTACAATCACCAGCGAAAAATGTTGTATCTGCGCTTAAATCAAGCGGAGGCAAAATTGCAGGAATTGTTAAAACTCTTCAAGAAAGAGAAGGTTAA
- the rplK gene encoding 50S ribosomal protein L11 — protein MAKEISAMIKLQIKGGAANPSPPVGPALGAKGVNIMEFCKQYNARTQDKAGKVLPVVITVYADKSFDFIIKTPPVAVQLKDATKLQSGSAEPNRKKVGSVTWDQIKVIAEDKMPDLNAFTIESAMSMVAGTARSMGITVSGDAPWKN, from the coding sequence ATGGCAAAAGAAATCAGTGCAATGATCAAATTACAGATCAAGGGCGGAGCTGCAAATCCATCGCCACCAGTAGGACCTGCATTGGGTGCTAAGGGGGTAAACATCATGGAGTTTTGCAAACAGTACAATGCTCGTACCCAAGATAAAGCAGGTAAAGTATTGCCGGTTGTAATTACTGTTTATGCTGATAAGTCATTCGATTTCATCATCAAAACCCCTCCGGTAGCAGTTCAGTTAAAAGACGCTACTAAATTACAGAGTGGTTCTGCTGAGCCTAACCGTAAAAAAGTTGGATCGGTGACCTGGGACCAGATTAAAGTTATTGCTGAAGATAAAATGCCTGATTTAAATGCATTTACAATCGAATCTGCAATGAGTATGGTTGCCGGTACAGCACGCAGTATGGGAATCACCGTTTCTGGTGACGCACCCTGGAAAAATTAA
- a CDS encoding NHL repeat-containing protein, with amino-acid sequence MERRTFIKSTGLISASFFIAKDLLAKPKGPIYGHNEMRYRMDAKWGALNPLQHPVNDCHEMVQDSEGRIILLTNETKNNVLIYNKSGKLLSSWGHEFPGAHGLTLAKENGKDYLYITDTNRHQVYKTTVDGKILMTIDCPMETGLYKKKEEFVPTETAIADNGDIFIADGYGQQYVFRYSPEGKLLSYFGGKGEETKNLDNAHGVCIDRRNGNPTLLATDRTRNCFKRFDMEGNLQEVIALPGACVCRPVIKNDYLYAAVLRSPDLGKDGSGFTTILNKENKVVSNIGGTLPTYQNGILQPMAQAEKIFLNPHDVCVDDDENLYVAQWASGKVYPYKFTRV; translated from the coding sequence ATGGAAAGAAGAACATTTATAAAAAGTACCGGCCTGATCTCAGCCAGTTTTTTTATCGCCAAAGATCTATTGGCCAAACCGAAAGGGCCAATTTATGGTCACAATGAAATGCGTTATCGCATGGATGCAAAATGGGGCGCTTTAAATCCCCTGCAACATCCTGTGAACGATTGCCACGAAATGGTTCAGGATAGCGAGGGCAGGATAATTCTGCTCACCAACGAAACCAAAAACAACGTGCTGATCTACAACAAATCCGGTAAGCTGCTTAGTTCTTGGGGGCACGAGTTTCCGGGTGCGCATGGCCTGACCTTGGCCAAGGAAAATGGAAAGGATTACTTGTATATTACCGATACCAACAGACATCAGGTTTATAAAACCACCGTGGATGGGAAGATTTTGATGACCATTGATTGCCCGATGGAAACCGGTCTTTATAAAAAGAAAGAGGAGTTTGTGCCCACAGAAACAGCAATAGCCGATAACGGTGATATTTTTATAGCTGATGGGTATGGACAGCAATATGTTTTCCGCTATAGCCCCGAAGGCAAGTTATTGAGCTATTTTGGCGGAAAGGGAGAGGAAACAAAAAATCTGGACAATGCGCACGGCGTTTGCATCGATAGGCGCAACGGAAATCCGACCCTGCTGGCTACCGATCGTACACGAAACTGCTTCAAAAGGTTTGATATGGAAGGCAATTTGCAAGAAGTTATTGCGCTTCCGGGTGCTTGTGTTTGTCGGCCAGTAATTAAAAACGACTATTTGTATGCCGCTGTTTTACGATCGCCCGATTTAGGTAAAGATGGAAGTGGCTTCACCACCATATTGAATAAGGAAAATAAGGTGGTTTCGAACATTGGCGGAACCTTGCCCACATACCAGAACGGTATTTTACAGCCGATGGCACAAGCAGAAAAGATATTTCTGAACCCGCACGACGTTTGTGTGGACGACGATGAAAACCTCTACGTTGCGCAATGGGCCTCTGGAAAGGTTTATCCGTATAAGTTTACGCGGGTGTAG
- the nusG gene encoding transcription termination/antitermination protein NusG, whose product MSDLKWYVVRAVSGKEKKVKQYIDAEISRLGFSHLVPQVLIPMEKYYQMKDGKKIAKERNFYPGYVLIEAQLDGELEHIIKGINSVIGFLGDKAGNPIPMRQAEVNRILGVVDEMSEQGETMNVPYYVGEGIKVMDGPFNGFSGIIEEVNEEKKKLKVMVKIFGRKTPLELNYMQVEKE is encoded by the coding sequence ATGAGCGATCTAAAGTGGTACGTTGTAAGGGCAGTTAGCGGTAAAGAAAAGAAGGTAAAACAGTACATTGATGCTGAGATCAGCCGTTTAGGTTTCTCTCATTTGGTTCCGCAAGTATTAATACCGATGGAAAAATATTACCAAATGAAAGACGGTAAAAAAATTGCCAAAGAGCGTAACTTCTATCCGGGTTATGTTTTAATTGAAGCGCAATTAGATGGAGAATTAGAGCATATCATCAAAGGAATTAACAGTGTTATTGGTTTCTTAGGCGATAAAGCAGGCAATCCGATTCCGATGCGCCAGGCAGAAGTTAACCGTATTTTAGGTGTGGTTGATGAAATGAGCGAACAAGGTGAAACCATGAATGTGCCTTATTACGTTGGCGAGGGCATCAAAGTTATGGATGGACCTTTCAATGGTTTCTCAGGTATTATCGAAGAAGTAAACGAAGAGAAAAAGAAATTGAAAGTAATGGTTAAGATTTTCGGTCGTAAAACACCACTTGAACTTAACTATATGCAAGTAGAAAAAGAATAA
- the rplA gene encoding 50S ribosomal protein L1, whose protein sequence is MAKLTKNQKKAHAKIEAGKAYSLKDAAALVKEITTTKFDASVDIDVSLGVDPRKANQMVRGIATLPHGTGKTVRVLALVTPDKEEEAKAAGADFVGLDEYVAKIEGGWTDVDIIITTPACMAKVGKLGRVLGPRNLMPNPKSGTVTNEVGKAVTEVKAGKIDFKVDKTGIIHASIGKVSFPADKIYENAMEIISVISKLKPSAAKGTYFKSIHVSSTMSPGIAIETKSAGI, encoded by the coding sequence GTGGCGAAATTAACTAAAAATCAAAAAAAGGCACATGCTAAGATAGAGGCTGGTAAAGCTTATTCTTTGAAGGATGCTGCTGCTTTGGTAAAAGAAATCACTACGACTAAATTCGATGCTTCAGTTGATATTGACGTATCTTTAGGTGTAGATCCGCGTAAAGCCAATCAAATGGTACGTGGTATTGCTACTTTACCACACGGAACAGGTAAAACTGTACGTGTTTTAGCTTTGGTAACTCCTGATAAGGAAGAAGAAGCAAAAGCAGCTGGTGCAGACTTCGTAGGTTTAGACGAGTATGTAGCTAAAATTGAAGGTGGTTGGACCGATGTAGACATTATTATCACTACACCAGCTTGTATGGCTAAGGTAGGTAAATTGGGCCGTGTTTTAGGTCCAAGGAACTTAATGCCTAACCCAAAATCTGGTACAGTAACTAACGAAGTTGGTAAAGCTGTAACAGAGGTTAAAGCAGGTAAGATCGATTTTAAAGTAGACAAAACGGGTATCATACACGCCTCGATAGGAAAAGTATCATTCCCAGCAGATAAAATTTATGAAAACGCAATGGAGATTATCTCTGTGATTTCTAAATTGAAACCATCTGCTGCAAAAGGAACTTATTTTAAGAGCATTCACGTGTCTTCTACAATGAGTCCTGGGATTGCAATTGAAACTAAATCAGCGGGGATTTAA
- the rplL gene encoding 50S ribosomal protein L7/L12 produces the protein MADLKAFAEQLVNLTVKEVNELAQILKDEYGIEPAAAAVVAGPAAGGDAPAAAAEKTSFDVILKEAGGQKLAVVKLVKDLTGLGLKEAKDLVDGAPKELKAGVAKDEAEALKKQLEEAGAVVEIK, from the coding sequence ATGGCAGATTTAAAAGCGTTTGCTGAGCAATTAGTAAACTTAACAGTAAAAGAAGTTAATGAATTAGCTCAAATCTTAAAAGATGAGTATGGTATTGAGCCTGCAGCTGCTGCTGTAGTTGCTGGTCCTGCTGCTGGTGGTGATGCACCTGCTGCTGCTGCAGAAAAAACATCTTTTGATGTAATCTTAAAAGAAGCTGGTGGTCAGAAATTAGCAGTTGTAAAACTTGTTAAAGACTTAACTGGTTTAGGTTTGAAAGAAGCTAAAGACTTAGTTGATGGTGCACCAAAAGAATTAAAAGCTGGTGTTGCTAAAGACGAAGCAGAAGCTCTTAAAAAACAATTAGAAGAAGCTGGAGCAGTAGTTGAAATTAAGTAA
- a CDS encoding COG4315 family predicted lipoprotein, whose protein sequence is MKTKITVIALCISALVAGCSKSKKIQPAEIQLEVQVKTDAKLGQILIDKDGRTLYYFANDANGTSTCTGGCEAVWPAFMVADLTAAKIATSLNIADFKAISQVNGKQQITFKGHPLYYYSPKVNNVNTPEVAGATTGEGVNKVWFVAKPDYTVMLTNAQLIGKDGKSYLADYTEGTGKTLYFTDANGLAIYTFKNDKKNKNNFTDAAFVKNTIWPIYEQDKIVVPSILDKALFGSITVHGKKQLTYKGWPLYYFGEDNKVMGSNKGVSVPSPGTWPIAVQDLAAAAD, encoded by the coding sequence ATGAAAACAAAAATTACAGTAATCGCATTATGTATCTCAGCTCTGGTAGCCGGGTGCTCAAAATCTAAAAAAATCCAACCCGCCGAAATACAACTCGAGGTACAGGTTAAAACAGATGCCAAGCTAGGCCAAATCTTAATCGATAAGGACGGCAGAACGCTTTATTATTTCGCAAACGATGCAAACGGTACAAGTACCTGCACAGGTGGCTGCGAAGCCGTTTGGCCCGCTTTTATGGTTGCAGATTTGACGGCCGCAAAGATTGCTACAAGTTTAAATATCGCCGATTTTAAAGCAATCAGCCAGGTGAATGGGAAACAACAAATCACCTTCAAAGGGCATCCACTCTATTATTATTCGCCTAAAGTGAACAACGTTAATACGCCAGAGGTGGCTGGCGCAACAACTGGCGAGGGTGTAAACAAAGTTTGGTTTGTTGCCAAACCAGATTATACCGTTATGCTTACCAATGCCCAGCTCATTGGTAAGGACGGTAAAAGTTACCTGGCTGATTATACTGAGGGAACGGGCAAAACGCTCTACTTTACCGATGCAAATGGACTCGCCATCTATACCTTTAAAAACGATAAAAAGAATAAGAACAATTTTACTGATGCAGCCTTTGTTAAAAATACCATATGGCCCATTTATGAGCAAGATAAAATCGTTGTTCCATCTATTTTAGATAAAGCGTTATTTGGAAGTATTACCGTACACGGAAAAAAGCAACTCACTTACAAAGGCTGGCCATTATACTATTTTGGAGAAGACAATAAGGTGATGGGTTCCAATAAAGGTGTGTCGGTTCCAAGCCCGGGTACCTGGCCAATTGCTGTACAAGACCTAGCTGCAGCTGCCGATTGA